In Puntigrus tetrazona isolate hp1 unplaced genomic scaffold, ASM1883169v1 S000000234, whole genome shotgun sequence, a single window of DNA contains:
- the LOC122333329 gene encoding endoplasmic reticulum resident protein 27: MFLGVFCLLVVCVSAGDKKNGSVLRLKDVPAAEAFIDSEEVTVIGFFETEAARGYKEFLDAVKQMDKLPVALCSEKEVWAKYGISSDTISIFRKADLHQEHLKLSEAKKIDGDGLARFMTMNNIQYVTEYNQASAVGLFQSAVKVHLLLLSDRGRSDSDPLQQLFRDLAPKYTSKMLFVLVNGREKSNTRVLEYFGLKSRDLPRIGVYDGVSDKKWLMPAGEISTERVQNFCDSFLTGELQKQKEQESPEDKTEL; the protein is encoded by the exons ATGTTTCTCGGGGTCTTCTGTTTGTTGGTGGTGTGTGTGAGCGCCGGAGATAAAA AGAACGGATCCGTCCTCAGACTGAAGGATGTTCCTGCGGCTGAAGCCTTCATCGACTCTGAAGAAGTGACTGTAATCGGCTTctttgag ACCGAAGCTGCTCGTGGATATAAAGAGTTCCTGGACGCTGTCAAACAGATGGACAAACTTCCTGTTGCTCTGTGCAGTGAAAAGGAAGTTTGGGCCAAATATGGCATCAGCTCTGACACCATCTCCATCTTCAGGAAG gctGATCTTCATCAGGAACACCTGAAGCTCTCAGAGGCCAAGAAGATCGATGGAGACGGACTCGCACGCTTCATGACGATGAATAACATTCAATACGTGACCGAATATAATCAAGCG tctgcAGTAGGTCTGTTCCAGTCTGCTGTGAAGGTGCACCTGCTGCTGTTGTCTGATAGAGGGCGCTCTGACTCGGACCCGCTGCAGCAGCTCTTCAGGGACCTCGCACCAAAATACACCAGCAAG ATGTTGTTTGTGCTGGTGAACGGAAGAGAGAAGTCAAACACCCGAGTGCTGGAGTACTTCGGCCTGAAGTCACGTGACCTGCCGCGGATCGGCGTTTATGATGGAGTCTCAGACAAGAAGTGGCTCATGCCGGCCGGAGAAATCTCTACTGAGCGCGTGCAGAACTTCTGTGACTCCTTCCTGACCGGAGAACTACAG AAGCAGAAAGAGCAGGAGTCACCTGAAGACAAGACTGAACTATAA
- the bglapl gene encoding bone gamma-carboxyglutamate (gla) protein, like, producing the protein MKTLSLLSVCALLSVCASMGVYTEPDAADEAAAEVVLPPTGAPAASDSSSASSSASDSDSASSESDSASDSASDSASDSASDSASDSVSDSVSDSASSSSSSSSESNSVSSEETPAPHVLLKRDVAASLLRRHRRAGAPAASLSLQQLESLREVCEVNLACEHMAETAGIIAAYTAYYGPIPY; encoded by the exons ATGAAGACTCTGAGCCTCCTGAGCGTCTGCgctctgctgtctgtctgcGCTTCTATGGGAG tgtACACGGAGCCGGACGCCGCAGATGAAGCTGCAGCCGAGGTGGTTCTTCCTCCCACCGGAGCTCCGGCTGCTTCAGACTCTTCCTCAGCATCCTCATCTGCCTCAGACTCTGACTCTGCTTCCTCCGAGTCTGACTCCGCATCCGACTCCGCATCCGACTCCGCGTCTGATTCTGCGTCTGATTCTGCGTCTGATTCTGTGTCTGATTCTGTGTCTGATTctgcctcctcttcctcctcttcctcctctgaaTCAAACTCCGTCAGCTCTGAAG AAACTCCTGCTCCTCATGTGCTCCTGAAGAGAGACGTGGCGGCTTCACTGCTGCGACGACACCGAAGAGCTGGAGCTCCTGCAGCCAGCCTCAGCCTTCAGCAGCTGGAGAg TTTGCGGGAGGTGTGTGAAGTGAATCTGGCCTGTGAACACATGGCTGAAACCGCTGGGATCATAGCAGCTTACACGGCATACTACGGACCGATCCcatactaa
- the LOC122333299 gene encoding target of Myb protein 1-like isoform X2 — MEFLVGSAFSSPVGQRIQKATSAALQAEDWSLNLEICDIINETDDGPKDAVRALKKRIVGNKNFREVMLALTVLETCVKNCGSRFHVYVCSREFVEGVLVRAILPKNNPPMILHDRVLSLIQAWADAFRNSPSLSGVVSVYEDLRKRGLEFPMTDLDSLSPIHTPNRVELKESTVLSIPENGVSSSPVSPSHTDSSPARHTPQSSGQRSPVSPDEKQKLRSELDLVKGNLSVMTEMLNHVKPGETSASDAELLQQLYSVCKQMQQRVVELIPNLSEDEMMGELLLVNDDLNNAFIRYERFDRLSEPRANTEEEQESQTETANLIDLSPEPPSAPNQNTLPAVNQHEPRPASDQNSSSALEDEEFDMFAQTRSSSLAEQRKSVRYEDPGAVDGLAEALDTRLQVTAGGSGSDWVRQSQWIYSEVLAPAPHSSAMDEIERWLSAEMPDAEDVEGVTSEEFDKFLAGRAEAADHLPSMRSSPSVAVRPSSPRQTAQEQNLEQIFRL, encoded by the exons ATGGAGTTTCTCGTCGGCAGCGCGTTCTCGTCTCCCGTAGGACAGCGGATCC AGAAGGCCACCAGCGCTGCTCTTCAGGCGGAGGACTGGAGTCTGAATCTGGAGATCTGTGACATCATCAACGAGACGGATGACGG ACCGAAAGATGCGGTGAGAGCTCTAAAGAAGAGGATTGTGGGTAATAAGAACTTCAGGGAGGTGATGCTGGCTCTGACT GTTCTTGAGACGTGTGTGAAGAACTGTGGTTCTCGTTTCCATGTCTACGTCTGTTCCAGAGAGTTTGTGGAGGGTGTTCTAGTCAGAGCCATTCTGCCCAAAAACAACCCTCCCATGATCCTTCACGACAGAGTCCTGAGCCTCATCCAG GCGTGGGCCGATGCCTTCCGGAACAGTCCTTCTCTGTCTGGAGTGGTGAGCGTCTACGAGGATCTGAGGAAGAGAGGCCTGGAGTTTCCTATGACTGACCTGGACTCTCTCTCGCCCATCCACACGCCCAACAGGGTAGAGCTCAAAGAATCCACAGTACTA aGTATTCCAGAAAATGGGGTGTCTTCCTCACCCGTGTCCCCGTCTCACACCGACTCGTCACCAGCGAGACACACTCCACAGTCCAGCGGTCAGAGGAGCCCCGTGTCGCCCGACGAG AAGCAGAAGCTGAGATCTGAACTGGACCTGGTGAAAGGAAACCTGAGCGTCATGACCGAGATGCTGAATCACGTCAAACCTGGAGAAACATCAGCATCAGATGCAGAGctgctgcag cAGCTGTACTCGGTGTGTAAGCAGATGCAGCAGAGGGTCGTGGAGTTGATTCCCAATCTGTCGGAGGACGAGATGATGGGAGAACTTCTGCTGGTCAATGATGATCTCAACAACGCCTTCATCCGCTACGAGAG ATTCGACAGGTTGAGTGAGCCAAGAGCAAACACAGAAGAAGAGCAGGAGTCGCAG ACAGAGACGGCAAACCTCATTGATCTTAGCCCCGAGCCTCCATCAGCGCCCAATCAGAACACTCTTCCAGCTGTCAATCAACATGAGCCCCGCCCTGCCTCCGACCAAAACAGCAGCTCAG cacTTGAAGATGAGGAGTTTGACATGTTTGCTCAGACGAGGAGCAGCTCTCTGGCCGAACAGAGGAAGAG tgtgcgCTACGAGGACCCCGGTGCGGTGGACGGTCTGGCTGAAGCTCTGGACACACGTCTGCAGGTCACAGCCGGG ggttCTGGCAGCGACTGGGTCCGTCAGTCTCAGTGGATTTACAGCGAGGTTCTG GCTCCAGCTCCGCACAGCTCCGCCATGGATGAGATCGAGAGGTGGTTGTCTGCCGAGATG CCGGACGCTGAAGACGTTGAAGGAGTGACCAGTGAAG AGTTTGATAAGTTTTTAGCTGGAAGAGCTGAAGCAGCTGATCATCTTCCCTCGATGAGGAGCAGCCCGTCCGTCGCTGTCCGTCCCTCGAGCCCTAGACAGACAGCACAGGAGCAGAACCTCGAGCAGATCTTCAGACTCTGA
- the LOC122333299 gene encoding target of Myb protein 1-like isoform X4, with protein sequence MEFLVGSAFSSPVGQRIQKATSAALQAEDWSLNLEICDIINETDDGPKDAVRALKKRIVGNKNFREVMLALTVLETCVKNCGSRFHVYVCSREFVEGVLVRAILPKNNPPMILHDRVLSLIQAWADAFRNSPSLSGVVSVYEDLRKRGLEFPMTDLDSLSPIHTPNRVELKESTVLSIPENGVSSSPVSPSHTDSSPARHTPQSSGQRSPVSPDEKQKLRSELDLVKGNLSVMTEMLNHVKPGETSASDAELLQQLYSVCKQMQQRVVELIPNLSEDEMMGELLLVNDDLNNAFIRYERFDRLSEPRANTEEEQESQQTETANLIDLSPEPPSAPNQNTLPAVNQHEPRPASDQNSSSALEDEEFDMFAQTRSSSLAEQRKSVRYEDPGAVDGLAEALDTRLQVTAGAPAPHSSAMDEIERWLSAEMPDAEDVEGVTSEEFDKFLAGRAEAADHLPSMRSSPSVAVRPSSPRQTAQEQNLEQIFRL encoded by the exons ATGGAGTTTCTCGTCGGCAGCGCGTTCTCGTCTCCCGTAGGACAGCGGATCC AGAAGGCCACCAGCGCTGCTCTTCAGGCGGAGGACTGGAGTCTGAATCTGGAGATCTGTGACATCATCAACGAGACGGATGACGG ACCGAAAGATGCGGTGAGAGCTCTAAAGAAGAGGATTGTGGGTAATAAGAACTTCAGGGAGGTGATGCTGGCTCTGACT GTTCTTGAGACGTGTGTGAAGAACTGTGGTTCTCGTTTCCATGTCTACGTCTGTTCCAGAGAGTTTGTGGAGGGTGTTCTAGTCAGAGCCATTCTGCCCAAAAACAACCCTCCCATGATCCTTCACGACAGAGTCCTGAGCCTCATCCAG GCGTGGGCCGATGCCTTCCGGAACAGTCCTTCTCTGTCTGGAGTGGTGAGCGTCTACGAGGATCTGAGGAAGAGAGGCCTGGAGTTTCCTATGACTGACCTGGACTCTCTCTCGCCCATCCACACGCCCAACAGGGTAGAGCTCAAAGAATCCACAGTACTA aGTATTCCAGAAAATGGGGTGTCTTCCTCACCCGTGTCCCCGTCTCACACCGACTCGTCACCAGCGAGACACACTCCACAGTCCAGCGGTCAGAGGAGCCCCGTGTCGCCCGACGAG AAGCAGAAGCTGAGATCTGAACTGGACCTGGTGAAAGGAAACCTGAGCGTCATGACCGAGATGCTGAATCACGTCAAACCTGGAGAAACATCAGCATCAGATGCAGAGctgctgcag cAGCTGTACTCGGTGTGTAAGCAGATGCAGCAGAGGGTCGTGGAGTTGATTCCCAATCTGTCGGAGGACGAGATGATGGGAGAACTTCTGCTGGTCAATGATGATCTCAACAACGCCTTCATCCGCTACGAGAG ATTCGACAGGTTGAGTGAGCCAAGAGCAAACACAGAAGAAGAGCAGGAGTCGCAG CAGACAGAGACGGCAAACCTCATTGATCTTAGCCCCGAGCCTCCATCAGCGCCCAATCAGAACACTCTTCCAGCTGTCAATCAACATGAGCCCCGCCCTGCCTCCGACCAAAACAGCAGCTCAG cacTTGAAGATGAGGAGTTTGACATGTTTGCTCAGACGAGGAGCAGCTCTCTGGCCGAACAGAGGAAGAG tgtgcgCTACGAGGACCCCGGTGCGGTGGACGGTCTGGCTGAAGCTCTGGACACACGTCTGCAGGTCACAGCCGGG GCTCCAGCTCCGCACAGCTCCGCCATGGATGAGATCGAGAGGTGGTTGTCTGCCGAGATG CCGGACGCTGAAGACGTTGAAGGAGTGACCAGTGAAG AGTTTGATAAGTTTTTAGCTGGAAGAGCTGAAGCAGCTGATCATCTTCCCTCGATGAGGAGCAGCCCGTCCGTCGCTGTCCGTCCCTCGAGCCCTAGACAGACAGCACAGGAGCAGAACCTCGAGCAGATCTTCAGACTCTGA
- the LOC122333299 gene encoding target of Myb protein 1-like isoform X1, which translates to MEFLVGSAFSSPVGQRIQKATSAALQAEDWSLNLEICDIINETDDGPKDAVRALKKRIVGNKNFREVMLALTVLETCVKNCGSRFHVYVCSREFVEGVLVRAILPKNNPPMILHDRVLSLIQAWADAFRNSPSLSGVVSVYEDLRKRGLEFPMTDLDSLSPIHTPNRVELKESTVLSIPENGVSSSPVSPSHTDSSPARHTPQSSGQRSPVSPDEKQKLRSELDLVKGNLSVMTEMLNHVKPGETSASDAELLQQLYSVCKQMQQRVVELIPNLSEDEMMGELLLVNDDLNNAFIRYERFDRLSEPRANTEEEQESQQTETANLIDLSPEPPSAPNQNTLPAVNQHEPRPASDQNSSSALEDEEFDMFAQTRSSSLAEQRKSVRYEDPGAVDGLAEALDTRLQVTAGGSGSDWVRQSQWIYSEVLAPAPHSSAMDEIERWLSAEMPDAEDVEGVTSEEFDKFLAGRAEAADHLPSMRSSPSVAVRPSSPRQTAQEQNLEQIFRL; encoded by the exons ATGGAGTTTCTCGTCGGCAGCGCGTTCTCGTCTCCCGTAGGACAGCGGATCC AGAAGGCCACCAGCGCTGCTCTTCAGGCGGAGGACTGGAGTCTGAATCTGGAGATCTGTGACATCATCAACGAGACGGATGACGG ACCGAAAGATGCGGTGAGAGCTCTAAAGAAGAGGATTGTGGGTAATAAGAACTTCAGGGAGGTGATGCTGGCTCTGACT GTTCTTGAGACGTGTGTGAAGAACTGTGGTTCTCGTTTCCATGTCTACGTCTGTTCCAGAGAGTTTGTGGAGGGTGTTCTAGTCAGAGCCATTCTGCCCAAAAACAACCCTCCCATGATCCTTCACGACAGAGTCCTGAGCCTCATCCAG GCGTGGGCCGATGCCTTCCGGAACAGTCCTTCTCTGTCTGGAGTGGTGAGCGTCTACGAGGATCTGAGGAAGAGAGGCCTGGAGTTTCCTATGACTGACCTGGACTCTCTCTCGCCCATCCACACGCCCAACAGGGTAGAGCTCAAAGAATCCACAGTACTA aGTATTCCAGAAAATGGGGTGTCTTCCTCACCCGTGTCCCCGTCTCACACCGACTCGTCACCAGCGAGACACACTCCACAGTCCAGCGGTCAGAGGAGCCCCGTGTCGCCCGACGAG AAGCAGAAGCTGAGATCTGAACTGGACCTGGTGAAAGGAAACCTGAGCGTCATGACCGAGATGCTGAATCACGTCAAACCTGGAGAAACATCAGCATCAGATGCAGAGctgctgcag cAGCTGTACTCGGTGTGTAAGCAGATGCAGCAGAGGGTCGTGGAGTTGATTCCCAATCTGTCGGAGGACGAGATGATGGGAGAACTTCTGCTGGTCAATGATGATCTCAACAACGCCTTCATCCGCTACGAGAG ATTCGACAGGTTGAGTGAGCCAAGAGCAAACACAGAAGAAGAGCAGGAGTCGCAG CAGACAGAGACGGCAAACCTCATTGATCTTAGCCCCGAGCCTCCATCAGCGCCCAATCAGAACACTCTTCCAGCTGTCAATCAACATGAGCCCCGCCCTGCCTCCGACCAAAACAGCAGCTCAG cacTTGAAGATGAGGAGTTTGACATGTTTGCTCAGACGAGGAGCAGCTCTCTGGCCGAACAGAGGAAGAG tgtgcgCTACGAGGACCCCGGTGCGGTGGACGGTCTGGCTGAAGCTCTGGACACACGTCTGCAGGTCACAGCCGGG ggttCTGGCAGCGACTGGGTCCGTCAGTCTCAGTGGATTTACAGCGAGGTTCTG GCTCCAGCTCCGCACAGCTCCGCCATGGATGAGATCGAGAGGTGGTTGTCTGCCGAGATG CCGGACGCTGAAGACGTTGAAGGAGTGACCAGTGAAG AGTTTGATAAGTTTTTAGCTGGAAGAGCTGAAGCAGCTGATCATCTTCCCTCGATGAGGAGCAGCCCGTCCGTCGCTGTCCGTCCCTCGAGCCCTAGACAGACAGCACAGGAGCAGAACCTCGAGCAGATCTTCAGACTCTGA
- the LOC122333299 gene encoding target of Myb protein 1-like isoform X3, which translates to MEFLVGSAFSSPVGQRIQKATSAALQAEDWSLNLEICDIINETDDGPKDAVRALKKRIVGNKNFREVMLALTVLETCVKNCGSRFHVYVCSREFVEGVLVRAILPKNNPPMILHDRVLSLIQAWADAFRNSPSLSGVVSVYEDLRKRGLEFPMTDLDSLSPIHTPNRSIPENGVSSSPVSPSHTDSSPARHTPQSSGQRSPVSPDEKQKLRSELDLVKGNLSVMTEMLNHVKPGETSASDAELLQQLYSVCKQMQQRVVELIPNLSEDEMMGELLLVNDDLNNAFIRYERFDRLSEPRANTEEEQESQQTETANLIDLSPEPPSAPNQNTLPAVNQHEPRPASDQNSSSALEDEEFDMFAQTRSSSLAEQRKSVRYEDPGAVDGLAEALDTRLQVTAGGSGSDWVRQSQWIYSEVLAPAPHSSAMDEIERWLSAEMPDAEDVEGVTSEEFDKFLAGRAEAADHLPSMRSSPSVAVRPSSPRQTAQEQNLEQIFRL; encoded by the exons ATGGAGTTTCTCGTCGGCAGCGCGTTCTCGTCTCCCGTAGGACAGCGGATCC AGAAGGCCACCAGCGCTGCTCTTCAGGCGGAGGACTGGAGTCTGAATCTGGAGATCTGTGACATCATCAACGAGACGGATGACGG ACCGAAAGATGCGGTGAGAGCTCTAAAGAAGAGGATTGTGGGTAATAAGAACTTCAGGGAGGTGATGCTGGCTCTGACT GTTCTTGAGACGTGTGTGAAGAACTGTGGTTCTCGTTTCCATGTCTACGTCTGTTCCAGAGAGTTTGTGGAGGGTGTTCTAGTCAGAGCCATTCTGCCCAAAAACAACCCTCCCATGATCCTTCACGACAGAGTCCTGAGCCTCATCCAG GCGTGGGCCGATGCCTTCCGGAACAGTCCTTCTCTGTCTGGAGTGGTGAGCGTCTACGAGGATCTGAGGAAGAGAGGCCTGGAGTTTCCTATGACTGACCTGGACTCTCTCTCGCCCATCCACACGCCCAACAGG aGTATTCCAGAAAATGGGGTGTCTTCCTCACCCGTGTCCCCGTCTCACACCGACTCGTCACCAGCGAGACACACTCCACAGTCCAGCGGTCAGAGGAGCCCCGTGTCGCCCGACGAG AAGCAGAAGCTGAGATCTGAACTGGACCTGGTGAAAGGAAACCTGAGCGTCATGACCGAGATGCTGAATCACGTCAAACCTGGAGAAACATCAGCATCAGATGCAGAGctgctgcag cAGCTGTACTCGGTGTGTAAGCAGATGCAGCAGAGGGTCGTGGAGTTGATTCCCAATCTGTCGGAGGACGAGATGATGGGAGAACTTCTGCTGGTCAATGATGATCTCAACAACGCCTTCATCCGCTACGAGAG ATTCGACAGGTTGAGTGAGCCAAGAGCAAACACAGAAGAAGAGCAGGAGTCGCAG CAGACAGAGACGGCAAACCTCATTGATCTTAGCCCCGAGCCTCCATCAGCGCCCAATCAGAACACTCTTCCAGCTGTCAATCAACATGAGCCCCGCCCTGCCTCCGACCAAAACAGCAGCTCAG cacTTGAAGATGAGGAGTTTGACATGTTTGCTCAGACGAGGAGCAGCTCTCTGGCCGAACAGAGGAAGAG tgtgcgCTACGAGGACCCCGGTGCGGTGGACGGTCTGGCTGAAGCTCTGGACACACGTCTGCAGGTCACAGCCGGG ggttCTGGCAGCGACTGGGTCCGTCAGTCTCAGTGGATTTACAGCGAGGTTCTG GCTCCAGCTCCGCACAGCTCCGCCATGGATGAGATCGAGAGGTGGTTGTCTGCCGAGATG CCGGACGCTGAAGACGTTGAAGGAGTGACCAGTGAAG AGTTTGATAAGTTTTTAGCTGGAAGAGCTGAAGCAGCTGATCATCTTCCCTCGATGAGGAGCAGCCCGTCCGTCGCTGTCCGTCCCTCGAGCCCTAGACAGACAGCACAGGAGCAGAACCTCGAGCAGATCTTCAGACTCTGA
- the LOC122333299 gene encoding target of Myb protein 1-like isoform X5: MLALTVLETCVKNCGSRFHVYVCSREFVEGVLVRAILPKNNPPMILHDRVLSLIQAWADAFRNSPSLSGVVSVYEDLRKRGLEFPMTDLDSLSPIHTPNRVELKESTVLSIPENGVSSSPVSPSHTDSSPARHTPQSSGQRSPVSPDEKQKLRSELDLVKGNLSVMTEMLNHVKPGETSASDAELLQQLYSVCKQMQQRVVELIPNLSEDEMMGELLLVNDDLNNAFIRYERFDRLSEPRANTEEEQESQQTETANLIDLSPEPPSAPNQNTLPAVNQHEPRPASDQNSSSALEDEEFDMFAQTRSSSLAEQRKSVRYEDPGAVDGLAEALDTRLQVTAGGSGSDWVRQSQWIYSEVLAPAPHSSAMDEIERWLSAEMPDAEDVEGVTSEEFDKFLAGRAEAADHLPSMRSSPSVAVRPSSPRQTAQEQNLEQIFRL; encoded by the exons ATGCTGGCTCTGACT GTTCTTGAGACGTGTGTGAAGAACTGTGGTTCTCGTTTCCATGTCTACGTCTGTTCCAGAGAGTTTGTGGAGGGTGTTCTAGTCAGAGCCATTCTGCCCAAAAACAACCCTCCCATGATCCTTCACGACAGAGTCCTGAGCCTCATCCAG GCGTGGGCCGATGCCTTCCGGAACAGTCCTTCTCTGTCTGGAGTGGTGAGCGTCTACGAGGATCTGAGGAAGAGAGGCCTGGAGTTTCCTATGACTGACCTGGACTCTCTCTCGCCCATCCACACGCCCAACAGGGTAGAGCTCAAAGAATCCACAGTACTA aGTATTCCAGAAAATGGGGTGTCTTCCTCACCCGTGTCCCCGTCTCACACCGACTCGTCACCAGCGAGACACACTCCACAGTCCAGCGGTCAGAGGAGCCCCGTGTCGCCCGACGAG AAGCAGAAGCTGAGATCTGAACTGGACCTGGTGAAAGGAAACCTGAGCGTCATGACCGAGATGCTGAATCACGTCAAACCTGGAGAAACATCAGCATCAGATGCAGAGctgctgcag cAGCTGTACTCGGTGTGTAAGCAGATGCAGCAGAGGGTCGTGGAGTTGATTCCCAATCTGTCGGAGGACGAGATGATGGGAGAACTTCTGCTGGTCAATGATGATCTCAACAACGCCTTCATCCGCTACGAGAG ATTCGACAGGTTGAGTGAGCCAAGAGCAAACACAGAAGAAGAGCAGGAGTCGCAG CAGACAGAGACGGCAAACCTCATTGATCTTAGCCCCGAGCCTCCATCAGCGCCCAATCAGAACACTCTTCCAGCTGTCAATCAACATGAGCCCCGCCCTGCCTCCGACCAAAACAGCAGCTCAG cacTTGAAGATGAGGAGTTTGACATGTTTGCTCAGACGAGGAGCAGCTCTCTGGCCGAACAGAGGAAGAG tgtgcgCTACGAGGACCCCGGTGCGGTGGACGGTCTGGCTGAAGCTCTGGACACACGTCTGCAGGTCACAGCCGGG ggttCTGGCAGCGACTGGGTCCGTCAGTCTCAGTGGATTTACAGCGAGGTTCTG GCTCCAGCTCCGCACAGCTCCGCCATGGATGAGATCGAGAGGTGGTTGTCTGCCGAGATG CCGGACGCTGAAGACGTTGAAGGAGTGACCAGTGAAG AGTTTGATAAGTTTTTAGCTGGAAGAGCTGAAGCAGCTGATCATCTTCCCTCGATGAGGAGCAGCCCGTCCGTCGCTGTCCGTCCCTCGAGCCCTAGACAGACAGCACAGGAGCAGAACCTCGAGCAGATCTTCAGACTCTGA
- the LOC122333301 gene encoding heme oxygenase-like isoform X1 — protein sequence MESSQNKDTQTAVLDSELSEQIKAVTKDVHVRAENTELMRSYQRGQVSLQQYQLLLCSLYKIYEALEEALDINASHEAVAPIYFPQELARLEAIKKDLEYFYGQSWREKMTVPAATQRYTQRLREVGRDHPEYLLAHAYTRYLGDLSGGQVLGRITQKSLGLTSGQGLSFFSFPSVSSPMLFKQLYRSRMNSVELTEEQRSGVLQEALQAFELNIQVFNELQDSLSCVSHTENDVRQRHTRHTHNSTTTAAAAAGGVCEASLVPRFFRTLLGVFVVLAVGMVYAF from the exons ATGGAGAGCTCTCAGAATAAAGACACGCAGACAGCGGTTCTGGACAG TGAACTATCAGAGCAGATCAAGGCTGTGACTAAAGACGTTCACGTCCGAGCGGAAAACACCGAGCTGATGCGGAGCTATCAGAGAGGACAGGTGTCTCTGCAGCAGTATCAG CTGCTCCTGTGTTCTCTGTATAAGATATACGAGGCGCTGGAGGAGGCGCTGGACATAAACGCCTCCCACGAAGCCGTGGCACCCATTTACTTCCCACAGGAACTGGCCCGACTGGAGGCCATCAAGAAAGACCTGGAGTACTTCTACGGTCAGAGCTGGAGGGAGAAGATGACGGTGCCCGCCGCGACTCAGAGATACacacagagactgagagag GTGGGTCGGGATCACCCCGAGTATCTGCTGGCTCACGCTTACACTCGCTATCTGGGTGACCTGTCGGGCGGTCAGGTGCTGGGCCGCATCACGCAGAAGTCTCTGGGCCTGACGAGCGGACAGGGCCTGTCCTTCTTCTCGTTCCCGAGCGTCAGCAGCCCGATGCTCTTCAAGCAGCTGTACAGGAGCCGCATGAACAGCGTGGAGCTGACGGAGGAGCAGCGGAGCGGAGTGCTGCAGGAGGCCCTCCAAGCCTTCGAGCTCAACATCCAG gtGTTTAATGAGCTGCAGGATTCCCTGAGCTGTgtctcacacacagagaacgACGTGAGGCAGagacacacacgacacacacacaactcaacaactacagcagcagcagcag caggaggagtgtgtgaAGCGTCTCTGGTCCCGAGGTTCTTCCGGACGCTGCTCGGTGTGTTCGTGGTTCTGGCCGTCGGGATGGTCTACGCTTTTTAA
- the LOC122333301 gene encoding heme oxygenase-like isoform X2, producing the protein MESSQNKDTQTAVLDSELSEQIKAVTKDVHVRAENTELMRSYQRGQVSLQQYQLLLCSLYKIYEALEEALDINASHEAVAPIYFPQELARLEAIKKDLEYFYGQSWREKMTVPAATQRYTQRLREVGRDHPEYLLAHAYTRYLGDLSGGQVLGRITQKSLGLTSGQGLSFFSFPSVSSPMLFKQLYRSRMNSVELTEEQRSGVLQEALQAFELNIQVFNELQDSLSCVSHTENDVRQRHTRHTHNSTTTAAAAGGVCEASLVPRFFRTLLGVFVVLAVGMVYAF; encoded by the exons ATGGAGAGCTCTCAGAATAAAGACACGCAGACAGCGGTTCTGGACAG TGAACTATCAGAGCAGATCAAGGCTGTGACTAAAGACGTTCACGTCCGAGCGGAAAACACCGAGCTGATGCGGAGCTATCAGAGAGGACAGGTGTCTCTGCAGCAGTATCAG CTGCTCCTGTGTTCTCTGTATAAGATATACGAGGCGCTGGAGGAGGCGCTGGACATAAACGCCTCCCACGAAGCCGTGGCACCCATTTACTTCCCACAGGAACTGGCCCGACTGGAGGCCATCAAGAAAGACCTGGAGTACTTCTACGGTCAGAGCTGGAGGGAGAAGATGACGGTGCCCGCCGCGACTCAGAGATACacacagagactgagagag GTGGGTCGGGATCACCCCGAGTATCTGCTGGCTCACGCTTACACTCGCTATCTGGGTGACCTGTCGGGCGGTCAGGTGCTGGGCCGCATCACGCAGAAGTCTCTGGGCCTGACGAGCGGACAGGGCCTGTCCTTCTTCTCGTTCCCGAGCGTCAGCAGCCCGATGCTCTTCAAGCAGCTGTACAGGAGCCGCATGAACAGCGTGGAGCTGACGGAGGAGCAGCGGAGCGGAGTGCTGCAGGAGGCCCTCCAAGCCTTCGAGCTCAACATCCAG gtGTTTAATGAGCTGCAGGATTCCCTGAGCTGTgtctcacacacagagaacgACGTGAGGCAGagacacacacgacacacacacaactcaacaactacagcagcagcagcag gaggagtgtgtgaAGCGTCTCTGGTCCCGAGGTTCTTCCGGACGCTGCTCGGTGTGTTCGTGGTTCTGGCCGTCGGGATGGTCTACGCTTTTTAA